The genomic interval TAATCGAGTAGAGATTTACGGAGTGGGACTAAACCCGAAAACAGAAAGCATCATTAGAGGATGGTCTGTTCTAATAGATTTACCAATTGAAGAAGTTAAGAATAACATTATCATCAACGACGGAGAGGAAGCTGTAAGACATTTAGTAAAGCTCACCTCCGGGCTAGACTCTTTAGTGATAGGAGAGGATCAAATCCTAGGACAAGTAAAGAGATCCCTTGAATTTTCTAGGAAGAACGGATTTGCAGGTCCAAACCTGAACGTTTTGTTCGACAAGACTATTAAAATAGGAAGTAGAGTCCGTGCTCTTACTGGTATTAACAAGGGAAGTACTTCTGTTGGCTCCATGGCAGTAAATTTAGCTTACGAGTATTTTGACGATATAAAGGAAAAGGAGATATTACTTATAGGATCAGGAGAAGGAGCAAGTTTGATCGCAAAATCTTTGAAGCAACGAAACATGGGATTTTTTGTTACTAGTAGAACCTTTGAAAGAGCACGTTCTTTTGCTGAAACTGTTGCAGGATCACCAATACCTTTTGAAGCTGCATTAGAGAAATTAAATGAGAATATAGATATAGTGTTCATCTCTACGGTGGCACCATATTACCTTTTGACATATGAAAGAATAGCTAGTATGATGAAAAATAGAAACAAAGGATTGATGATTTTTGATTTATCTAATCCCAGAACGGTTGAGGATAGGATCGCTACATTAGAAAATATCAAACTAGTCAACATAGATCAAATTTCAGAAATCGTTGAAAAAAATGTTGGGAGGAGAAAAAGAGAAATCCAATCAGCTGAAAAAATTATAGACGAAGAGATAATAACCATCAAAGAAATGTTAAAAAGAAAAAGCTCAGAGCCAGCGATAATAACAATATTTAAGAATGCTGATTCTATAAGGAACAAGGAACTAAAAAAAGCTTTATCATTAATTGGCAATAGAATGAATGAAAATGACGTCAAAATACTAGAACAGTTTTCCTATGCATTAGTAGAGGGAATTTTGTCTACTCCAATGAATAATTTGAGAAAAGAATTTTCAAACAATAAAAATGAGAATGAATTGATAAATTTGGCGTTAAAGTTATTCAATTATGAGAAACCATAACTATCAACAACATGTCTCAACAAAATCGAAAAAAAATCAAGAACACTC from Candidatus Nitrosocosmicus hydrocola carries:
- the hemA gene encoding glutamyl-tRNA reductase, encoding MGGQQDQMTLYLGAQSSQFVNLRVTFKNSPIHILEKFAFKDIFSAHQHLLNSSELQECIILQTCNRVEIYGVGLNPKTESIIRGWSVLIDLPIEEVKNNIIINDGEEAVRHLVKLTSGLDSLVIGEDQILGQVKRSLEFSRKNGFAGPNLNVLFDKTIKIGSRVRALTGINKGSTSVGSMAVNLAYEYFDDIKEKEILLIGSGEGASLIAKSLKQRNMGFFVTSRTFERARSFAETVAGSPIPFEAALEKLNENIDIVFISTVAPYYLLTYERIASMMKNRNKGLMIFDLSNPRTVEDRIATLENIKLVNIDQISEIVEKNVGRRKREIQSAEKIIDEEIITIKEMLKRKSSEPAIITIFKNADSIRNKELKKALSLIGNRMNENDVKILEQFSYALVEGILSTPMNNLRKEFSNNKNENELINLALKLFNYEKP